Proteins from a single region of Ensifer adhaerens:
- a CDS encoding substrate-binding domain-containing protein: MKALKLTVAALVASAAFAGAAAARDQVQVAGSSTVLPYAKIVAETFGETFPDFKTPVVESGGSSAGLKEFCKGVGPDTIDVANSSRKIKDSEVEACKAAGVTEIQEVKIGYDGIVFATDAGNADLALKPVDLYKALAAEVVVDGKIVANPYKKWSEVNSALPDVDIAAFIPGEKHGTREVFEEKILAAGCKEAGAVDVIKAAVADEKQQHSKCVAVRKDGLAVDIDGDYTETLARIAANKNGIGVFGLSFYENNADKLKVATVNGIVPSTETIASGEYPVSRPLFFYVKKAHLGVIPGLKEYVEFFINDQMIGPDSPLAEYGLVAAPDAEREEIRKAFEAGNML, from the coding sequence ATGAAAGCTCTTAAACTCACTGTCGCGGCGCTGGTAGCGTCTGCCGCATTTGCCGGCGCAGCCGCCGCCCGTGACCAGGTTCAGGTCGCTGGCTCGTCGACCGTTCTTCCCTACGCAAAGATCGTCGCCGAGACGTTCGGCGAGACCTTCCCCGACTTCAAGACCCCGGTCGTCGAATCTGGCGGCTCCTCGGCTGGCCTGAAGGAATTCTGCAAGGGCGTCGGCCCGGACACCATCGACGTCGCCAACTCCTCGCGCAAGATCAAGGACAGCGAAGTTGAGGCCTGCAAGGCCGCTGGCGTGACCGAAATCCAGGAAGTCAAGATCGGCTATGATGGCATCGTCTTCGCGACCGACGCCGGCAACGCCGACCTCGCGCTGAAGCCGGTCGATCTCTACAAGGCGCTCGCCGCCGAAGTCGTCGTCGATGGCAAGATCGTTGCCAACCCCTACAAGAAGTGGTCGGAAGTCAACTCCGCGCTTCCGGACGTTGACATCGCCGCCTTCATCCCGGGCGAAAAGCACGGCACCCGCGAAGTCTTCGAAGAGAAGATTCTCGCTGCAGGCTGCAAGGAAGCTGGCGCCGTTGACGTCATCAAGGCTGCCGTTGCCGATGAAAAGCAGCAGCACAGCAAGTGCGTCGCAGTTCGTAAGGACGGCCTGGCTGTCGACATCGACGGCGACTACACCGAAACGCTCGCCCGTATCGCTGCCAACAAGAATGGCATCGGCGTGTTCGGCCTGTCCTTCTATGAAAACAATGCCGACAAGCTGAAGGTCGCGACCGTCAACGGTATCGTACCGTCGACCGAAACGATCGCTTCCGGCGAGTATCCGGTTTCCCGTCCGCTGTTCTTCTACGTGAAGAAGGCGCACCTCGGCGTCATCCCGGGTCTCAAGGAATATGTTGAGTTCTTCATCAACGACCAGATGATCGGCCCGGACAGCCCGCTCGCCGAGTACGGCCTGGTTGCTGCTCCGGACGCCGAGCGCGAAGAAATTCGCAAGGCCTTCGAAGCCGGCAACATGCTCTAA
- the pstC gene encoding phosphate ABC transporter permease subunit PstC, with product MSTSLLLLLIVVIGFIAYFAGRARSLAQAGGKLSNLHSLPGYHGSYVAIWAMLPAALVLGTWLIAAPVYIDGSTRAALPNAVQSQGAAAVQLALGQVKSVAGGLLRLSGEEVAALESGTANLRSTLAAKGVALAGEGEPYMVTVAQHFNAMTATNRWLMSAAVLLIAIAGGIYAIRNVATRFRARNQVERVILGSLIVASSIAILTTVGIVASMLSEAGRFFTMVSPFEFFFGTVWDPRFAAAGSGGASGQFGLIPLLAGTLYIAFVAMLFAVPIGLFAAIYMAEYASPRLRSTAKPLLEVLAGIPTIVYGFFALVTVGPFLRDISAQLNGLATGNYQNFIQAQSVVTAGIVMGIMLIPFVSSLSDDIITQVPRALRDGSLGLGATRSETVKKVILPAALPGIVGALLLTASRAVGETMIVVLAAGVAARMQINPFEPMTTVTVKIVNQLTGDLEFTSPQTLVAFALGITLFVITLGLNIYALYIVRKYREQYE from the coding sequence ATGAGTACTTCGCTCCTTCTTTTGCTAATTGTTGTTATTGGTTTCATTGCCTATTTTGCTGGTCGCGCACGTTCGCTGGCTCAGGCTGGCGGCAAGCTCTCCAACCTTCATTCGCTGCCGGGTTATCATGGTAGCTACGTGGCCATCTGGGCAATGCTGCCCGCGGCGCTCGTTCTCGGCACCTGGCTGATTGCAGCGCCCGTCTATATCGACGGAAGCACGCGCGCAGCCCTGCCGAATGCGGTTCAGAGCCAAGGGGCCGCTGCCGTTCAGCTCGCGCTCGGCCAGGTCAAGTCCGTTGCCGGTGGCCTGCTGCGCCTGAGCGGCGAGGAGGTCGCGGCACTCGAAAGCGGTACCGCCAATCTTCGCTCGACGCTCGCAGCCAAAGGTGTGGCCCTTGCCGGCGAAGGTGAGCCCTACATGGTCACCGTCGCCCAGCATTTCAACGCGATGACCGCGACCAACCGCTGGCTGATGAGCGCGGCCGTACTGTTGATCGCGATCGCCGGCGGCATCTACGCCATCCGCAACGTCGCCACCCGCTTCCGTGCACGCAATCAGGTCGAGCGGGTCATTCTCGGCTCGCTGATCGTCGCGTCTTCCATCGCCATCCTGACGACGGTCGGTATTGTTGCCTCGATGCTGTCGGAGGCCGGTCGCTTCTTCACCATGGTCTCGCCGTTCGAGTTCTTCTTCGGCACGGTCTGGGATCCGCGTTTCGCTGCCGCCGGCAGCGGTGGCGCCTCGGGCCAGTTTGGCCTGATCCCGCTTCTCGCCGGCACGCTCTACATCGCCTTCGTCGCGATGCTCTTCGCCGTGCCGATCGGCCTCTTCGCAGCGATCTACATGGCGGAATATGCAAGCCCGCGCCTGCGTTCGACCGCAAAGCCCCTGCTCGAAGTACTCGCCGGCATCCCGACCATCGTCTACGGTTTCTTCGCGCTGGTAACCGTTGGTCCGTTTCTGCGCGATATCTCGGCGCAACTGAACGGTCTTGCCACCGGCAATTACCAGAACTTCATCCAGGCGCAGAGCGTGGTCACCGCCGGCATCGTCATGGGCATCATGCTGATCCCGTTCGTGTCGTCGCTCTCCGACGACATCATCACCCAGGTGCCGCGCGCACTGCGTGACGGCTCGCTGGGCCTCGGTGCCACCCGCTCCGAAACGGTGAAGAAGGTTATCCTTCCGGCAGCCCTTCCGGGCATTGTCGGCGCGCTGCTTCTGACCGCATCGCGCGCCGTCGGTGAAACGATGATCGTCGTGCTGGCGGCCGGTGTCGCGGCCCGCATGCAGATCAATCCTTTCGAGCCGATGACGACAGTGACCGTGAAGATCGTCAACCAGTTGACGGGCGACCTCGAGTTCACCTCGCCGCAGACGCTGGTGGCCTTCGCGCTGGGCATCACGCTCTTTGTCATCACGCTCGGCCTCAACATTTACGCGCTCTACATCGTGCGCAAATACCGGGAACAGTACGAATGA
- the pstA gene encoding phosphate ABC transporter permease PstA, producing MTDIASPTVRISARPASAKRDIGIKRRYAAERRFRAYGIAAISTGLFFLALLLWTVVSNGYTAFQQTTITLPIEFTEKVIDPNGERTTDSKVLMTANYPLLVRDALVKQLGIDATKRPLVKQATDMVSASSRTLLRDMVVKDPSIIGKTIPVTLLAEANIDSANKGQIDLKVEESKRKVKDQQVTWMNELAEAGVLKKSFNTGIFTFGASSRPEAAGVGVAALGSFYMMLIVLVLSLPIGVAASIYLEEFAPKNRLTDLIEVNINNLAAVPSIVYGLLGLAVFINFAGMPRSAAVVGGFVLTLMTLPTIIIATRAALKAVPPSIRSAALGLGASKMQTIFHHVLPLAMPGILTGTIIGLAHALGETAPLLLIGMVAFVVDYPGSPMEPSTALPVQIYMWANEAERAFVERTSGAIIILLIFLVVMNLGAILLRRRFERRW from the coding sequence ATGACCGACATCGCTTCCCCGACCGTCCGGATCTCCGCCCGTCCCGCATCCGCAAAGCGTGATATCGGCATCAAGCGCCGCTACGCCGCCGAGCGCCGGTTTCGCGCCTATGGCATTGCCGCAATCAGCACCGGCCTGTTCTTCCTGGCGCTCTTGCTGTGGACCGTCGTTTCCAACGGCTACACCGCGTTCCAGCAGACGACGATCACGTTGCCGATCGAGTTTACCGAAAAGGTCATCGACCCCAATGGCGAACGCACGACCGACAGCAAGGTACTGATGACCGCCAACTATCCGCTCTTGGTGCGCGATGCGCTCGTCAAGCAGCTCGGCATCGATGCGACCAAGCGGCCGCTGGTCAAGCAGGCGACCGACATGGTCTCTGCGAGCTCCCGCACGCTGCTGCGCGACATGGTCGTCAAGGATCCGTCCATCATCGGCAAGACTATTCCGGTCACGCTTTTGGCCGAAGCCAACATCGACTCCGCCAACAAGGGACAGATCGACCTCAAGGTCGAAGAGAGCAAGCGCAAGGTCAAGGACCAGCAGGTCACCTGGATGAACGAGCTTGCAGAGGCTGGCGTGCTCAAGAAGAGCTTCAACACCGGCATCTTCACCTTCGGCGCCTCCAGCCGTCCTGAAGCGGCGGGTGTCGGCGTTGCCGCCCTCGGCTCGTTCTACATGATGCTGATCGTGCTCGTCCTGTCGCTGCCAATCGGCGTTGCAGCCTCGATCTATCTTGAGGAGTTCGCTCCGAAGAACCGGCTCACCGACCTGATAGAAGTCAACATCAACAACCTCGCGGCCGTTCCGTCGATCGTCTATGGTCTCTTGGGTCTCGCCGTCTTCATCAACTTCGCCGGCATGCCGCGTTCGGCGGCCGTCGTCGGTGGTTTCGTGCTGACGCTGATGACCTTGCCGACGATCATCATCGCCACCCGTGCGGCCCTGAAGGCGGTTCCGCCGTCCATCCGCTCGGCGGCACTCGGTCTCGGCGCATCGAAGATGCAGACCATCTTCCACCACGTTCTGCCGCTGGCCATGCCGGGCATTCTGACCGGGACGATCATCGGCCTTGCCCATGCGCTTGGCGAAACCGCGCCGCTCCTCTTGATCGGCATGGTCGCCTTCGTCGTCGACTACCCCGGTTCGCCGATGGAGCCGTCGACGGCGCTGCCGGTGCAGATCTACATGTGGGCCAACGAGGCGGAACGCGCCTTCGTCGAGCGCACCTCCGGCGCGATCATCATTCTTCTCATCTTCCTCGTCGTCATGAACCTTGGCGCCATTCTGTTGCGACGTCGCTTTGAGCGCCGTTGGTAG
- the pstB gene encoding phosphate ABC transporter ATP-binding protein PstB, producing MNIMSEAAAEKALDQKMNTVPYKMIGKDVSVYYGEKRALFDVNLNIRENTVTALIGPSGCGKSTFLRTLNRMNDTIENCRVTGKITLDEDDIYDPTIDVVELRARVGMVFQKPNPFPKSIYDNVSYGPRIHGLARTKADFDEIVETSLQKAGLWNEVKDRLHEPGTGLSGGQQQRLCIARAVAVSPEVILMDEPCSALDPIATAKVEELIHELRTNFTIVIVTHSMQQAARVSQRTAMFHLGNLVEENDTDKMFTNPDDQRTQDYIMGRFG from the coding sequence ATGAACATCATGTCAGAAGCAGCAGCCGAGAAGGCCTTGGATCAGAAAATGAACACCGTGCCCTACAAGATGATCGGCAAGGATGTGTCGGTCTACTACGGCGAGAAGCGGGCGCTTTTCGACGTCAACCTCAACATCCGCGAAAACACGGTAACGGCGCTGATCGGCCCGTCCGGCTGTGGCAAGTCGACATTCCTGCGCACGCTCAACCGCATGAACGACACCATCGAGAACTGCCGCGTCACCGGCAAGATCACGCTCGATGAGGACGACATCTACGACCCGACGATCGACGTCGTGGAACTGCGCGCCCGCGTCGGCATGGTGTTCCAGAAGCCGAACCCGTTCCCGAAGTCGATCTACGACAACGTCTCCTATGGCCCGCGCATTCACGGCCTCGCCCGCACCAAGGCGGATTTCGACGAGATCGTCGAAACCAGCCTGCAGAAGGCTGGTTTGTGGAACGAGGTGAAGGATCGCCTGCATGAGCCGGGCACCGGCCTTTCCGGTGGTCAGCAGCAGCGCCTGTGCATTGCGCGCGCCGTTGCCGTCAGCCCGGAAGTCATTCTCATGGACGAGCCCTGTTCGGCACTCGACCCGATTGCGACCGCCAAGGTCGAGGAGCTCATCCACGAACTGCGCACGAACTTCACGATCGTCATCGTGACCCACTCGATGCAGCAGGCCGCCCGCGTTTCGCAGCGCACCGCCATGTTCCACCTCGGCAATCTCGTCGAGGAGAACGACACCGACAAGATGTTCACCAATCCGGATGACCAGCGCACCCAGGATTACATCATGGGCCGCTTCGGCTGA
- the phoU gene encoding phosphate signaling complex protein PhoU, producing the protein MMSMHIMSAYDEELKYLTRRISEMGGLAEQMVAESVRALVNSDLALAQKVISDDTILDDAERQIGEKAIVTIAKRQPVAADLREIMGSIRIASDLERVGDLGKNTAKRVIAVAGSGIPRKLARGLEHLAELALVQLKEVLDVYASRSPEKANSIRERDEEIDAIYTSLFRELLTYMMEDPRNITPCTHLLFCAKNIERIGDHATNIAETIYYMATGAQPEGERPKDDNTSTLGSVTD; encoded by the coding sequence ATCATGTCCATGCATATCATGTCCGCCTATGACGAAGAACTGAAGTACCTGACGCGCCGCATCTCGGAGATGGGCGGTCTCGCCGAGCAGATGGTTGCCGAATCCGTCCGCGCCCTGGTCAATTCCGACCTGGCGCTGGCCCAGAAGGTGATCTCGGACGACACCATTCTCGACGATGCCGAGCGCCAGATCGGCGAGAAGGCGATCGTCACGATCGCCAAACGCCAGCCGGTCGCCGCTGACCTGCGCGAGATCATGGGGTCGATCCGTATCGCCTCCGATCTGGAACGCGTCGGCGACCTCGGCAAGAACACTGCCAAGCGCGTGATTGCGGTTGCCGGTTCCGGCATTCCACGCAAGCTCGCCCGTGGTCTCGAACACCTGGCCGAGCTCGCTCTGGTGCAGCTCAAGGAAGTGCTCGACGTCTATGCCTCGCGTTCGCCTGAAAAGGCCAACAGCATCCGCGAGCGCGACGAGGAGATCGATGCGATCTACACCTCGCTGTTCCGCGAGCTGCTCACCTACATGATGGAAGATCCGCGCAACATCACGCCCTGCACGCATCTTCTGTTCTGCGCCAAGAACATCGAGCGTATCGGCGACCACGCGACCAATATCGCCGAGACGATCTATTACATGGCGACGGGTGCTCAGCCGGAAGGCGAGCGTCCGAAGGATGACAACACGTCGACGTTGGGCTCGGTCACCGACTGA
- the phoB gene encoding phosphate regulon transcriptional regulator PhoB, which translates to MLPKIAVVEDEEALSVLLRYNLEAEGFDVDTILRGDEAEIRLQERLPDLLILDWMLPGVSGIELCRRLRQRPETERLPIIMLTARGEESERVRGLATGADDYVVKPFSTPELMARVKAMLRRAKPEVLSTLLRCGDIELDRETHRVHRRSREVRLGPTEFRLLEFLMSSPGRVFSRSQLLDGVWGHDIYVDERTVDVHVGRLRKALNFSTMPDVIRTVRGAGYSLES; encoded by the coding sequence ATGTTGCCAAAAATCGCCGTGGTCGAAGACGAAGAGGCGCTGAGCGTCCTGCTGCGTTACAATCTGGAAGCTGAAGGCTTCGACGTCGATACGATCCTCAGGGGAGACGAGGCGGAGATCCGGCTTCAGGAACGCCTGCCCGATCTTCTGATCCTCGACTGGATGCTGCCCGGCGTCTCCGGCATCGAGCTATGCCGTCGGCTGCGCCAGCGCCCGGAGACGGAGCGGCTGCCGATCATCATGCTGACGGCGCGCGGCGAGGAAAGCGAGCGCGTCCGTGGCCTCGCAACCGGGGCCGACGACTATGTGGTCAAGCCCTTCTCCACGCCGGAGTTGATGGCCCGCGTCAAGGCGATGCTCCGCCGGGCGAAACCCGAAGTGCTCTCGACGCTGCTGCGCTGCGGCGACATCGAGCTCGACCGGGAAACCCATCGCGTCCATCGCCGCAGCCGTGAAGTTCGCCTGGGGCCGACGGAGTTCCGCCTGCTGGAGTTCCTGATGTCCTCTCCGGGCCGGGTCTTCTCGCGCTCGCAGCTGCTGGACGGCGTCTGGGGCCACGACATCTATGTCGACGAGCGGACCGTCGACGTGCATGTTGGCCGCCTGCGCAAGGCGTTGAACTTCTCGACCATGCCGGATGTCATCCGGACAGTGCGCGGCGCCGGCTACTCGCTCGAGAGCTGA
- a CDS encoding GcrA family cell cycle regulator — translation MNWTDERVEKLKKLWSEGLSASQIAAQLGGVSRNAVIGKVHRLSLPGRAKAGGSTTAAARPKRPTSAPRAPNYASRVSTRTVARPSGATVLKEEIEVDLVAEQDFSVSTDVVVPMSRRLELTQLTERTCKWPIGDPLKEEFHFCGNDSPESSPYCSFHARLAYQPSAERRRMR, via the coding sequence ATGAACTGGACTGACGAGCGGGTGGAGAAACTGAAGAAGCTTTGGTCCGAGGGCCTGAGCGCTAGCCAGATCGCGGCACAGCTCGGCGGTGTCAGCCGCAACGCTGTCATCGGCAAGGTCCATCGCCTGAGCCTTCCCGGACGCGCCAAGGCCGGCGGCAGCACCACTGCGGCGGCCCGCCCGAAGCGGCCGACCTCGGCACCGCGCGCTCCGAACTACGCCTCGCGCGTTTCGACCCGCACCGTTGCCCGTCCGTCCGGCGCCACCGTTCTCAAGGAAGAGATCGAAGTCGATCTCGTTGCCGAGCAGGACTTCAGCGTCAGCACCGACGTTGTCGTGCCGATGTCGCGCCGCCTCGAGCTGACCCAGCTCACCGAACGCACCTGCAAGTGGCCGATCGGCGATCCACTGAAGGAAGAATTCCACTTCTGCGGCAACGACTCGCCGGAATCTTCGCCCTATTGCAGCTTCCATGCCCGGCTTGCCTACCAGCCATCGGCCGAGCGTCGCCGGATGCGCTAA
- a CDS encoding aspartate aminotransferase family protein → MTATTPLYDTYMRAPLRFERGEGVWLIAEDGSRYLDFAAGVAVNSLGHAHPHLVEALKAQAEKVWHLSNLYEVPGQESLGRRLAAVTFADRVFFTNSGAEALECAIKTARRYHFAKGQPEKFHIITFEGAFHGRTIATIAAGGQQKYIEGFGPKAPGFYQVPFGDIAAVKNAITEETAAILIEPIQGEGGIRPATKEFMQELRALCDEFGLLLILDEVQTGVGRTGKLFAHEWTGIRPDIMAVAKGIGGGFPLGACLATEEAAAGMVAGTHGSTYGGNPLAMAVGNAVLDVILADGFLAHVRDVALVFRQGLASLKDRYPDVIEDIRGDGLMLGIKVKGPSADLLKEIRAEKLLAVPAGDNVLRLLPPLTVTAEEAREGLARIERAAEAVRKAGGNAAA, encoded by the coding sequence ATGACTGCAACCACGCCGCTTTACGATACCTACATGCGCGCGCCGTTGCGTTTCGAGCGAGGAGAGGGTGTCTGGCTGATCGCCGAAGACGGCTCGCGCTACCTCGACTTCGCCGCCGGCGTTGCCGTGAACTCGCTCGGTCACGCGCATCCGCACCTCGTCGAGGCGCTGAAGGCGCAGGCCGAAAAGGTCTGGCATCTTTCCAACCTCTACGAAGTTCCTGGCCAGGAAAGCCTCGGACGTCGCCTGGCGGCCGTCACCTTCGCCGATCGGGTCTTCTTCACCAATTCCGGCGCGGAAGCGCTGGAATGCGCGATCAAGACGGCACGGCGCTACCACTTCGCCAAGGGACAGCCCGAGAAGTTTCATATCATCACCTTCGAGGGTGCCTTCCACGGCCGCACCATCGCGACGATCGCCGCCGGTGGGCAACAGAAGTATATCGAAGGTTTCGGGCCGAAGGCCCCGGGTTTCTATCAGGTCCCGTTCGGCGATATCGCAGCCGTCAAGAATGCGATCACCGAGGAGACCGCCGCGATCCTGATCGAGCCGATCCAGGGCGAGGGCGGCATCCGTCCGGCGACGAAGGAATTCATGCAGGAACTGCGTGCGCTCTGCGACGAATTCGGCCTGCTTCTGATCCTCGACGAGGTTCAGACCGGCGTCGGCCGCACGGGCAAGCTTTTCGCCCATGAGTGGACGGGGATCCGCCCGGATATCATGGCCGTCGCCAAGGGCATCGGCGGCGGTTTCCCGCTCGGCGCTTGCCTGGCGACGGAAGAGGCGGCCGCCGGCATGGTGGCGGGCACGCATGGTTCGACCTATGGCGGCAATCCGCTGGCGATGGCCGTCGGCAACGCCGTGCTCGACGTCATCCTCGCTGACGGCTTCCTTGCCCATGTGCGCGACGTCGCACTCGTCTTCCGTCAGGGGCTTGCCTCACTGAAGGACCGCTACCCGGATGTCATCGAGGACATCCGCGGCGATGGCCTGATGCTGGGCATCAAGGTGAAAGGCCCCTCAGCCGATCTCCTGAAGGAGATCCGTGCCGAGAAGCTCCTCGCCGTGCCGGCCGGCGACAATGTACTGCGCCTGCTGCCGCCGCTGACGGTGACGGCAGAGGAGGCCCGCGAAGGCCTCGCACGCATCGAGCGAGCCGCCGAAGCAGTGCGGAAGGCTGGCGGTAACGCCGCAGCGTAA
- the argF gene encoding ornithine carbamoyltransferase: MAGTRHFLDLSAMTAADLRTIIDDARVRKAATKAGTAEKPLAGKMLAMIFEKPSTRTRVSFDVGMRQLGGETLFLSGTEMQLGRAETIGDTAKVLSRYVDAIMIRTTDHRRLLELAEHATVPVINGLTDDTHPCQIMADIMTFEEHRGPVKGKTIAWTGDGNNVLHSLIEGSARFGYRMNMAVPLGSEPQDKILNWARNNGGEILLCHDAEQAVANANCIVTDTWVSMNQEHRARGHNVFQPYQVNEALMKHAASDALFMHCLPAHRGEEVTDEVIDGPQSVVFDEAENRLHAQKSIIAWCMGLV, encoded by the coding sequence ATGGCAGGCACCAGACATTTTCTCGATCTTTCGGCCATGACGGCCGCCGATCTCCGGACGATCATCGATGATGCCCGCGTCCGAAAGGCGGCGACCAAGGCCGGAACCGCCGAGAAGCCGCTCGCCGGCAAGATGCTGGCAATGATCTTCGAAAAGCCGTCCACCCGCACCCGCGTGTCCTTCGATGTCGGCATGCGCCAGCTCGGCGGCGAAACCCTGTTCCTGTCGGGCACGGAAATGCAACTCGGCCGCGCCGAGACGATCGGCGATACGGCCAAGGTCCTGTCGCGCTATGTCGACGCGATCATGATCCGCACGACGGACCATCGCCGCCTGCTGGAATTGGCAGAACACGCGACGGTCCCCGTCATCAACGGGCTGACCGACGACACCCATCCGTGCCAGATCATGGCCGACATCATGACCTTCGAGGAGCATCGCGGACCGGTGAAGGGCAAGACGATCGCCTGGACCGGCGACGGCAACAACGTGCTGCACTCGCTGATCGAAGGCTCCGCCCGTTTCGGCTATCGCATGAACATGGCCGTACCGCTGGGTTCCGAGCCGCAGGACAAGATCCTGAATTGGGCCCGCAACAACGGCGGGGAGATCCTGCTGTGCCATGACGCCGAGCAGGCCGTCGCCAATGCCAATTGCATCGTCACGGACACCTGGGTGTCGATGAACCAGGAGCACCGCGCCCGCGGCCACAACGTCTTCCAGCCCTATCAGGTCAACGAAGCCTTGATGAAGCATGCAGCCTCCGACGCGCTGTTCATGCATTGCCTGCCGGCACACCGTGGCGAGGAGGTGACCGACGAGGTGATCGACGGTCCGCAGTCGGTGGTCTTCGATGAGGCTGAAAACCGTCTGCATGCGCAGAAGTCGATCATCGCCTGGTGCATGGGTCTCGTCTAG
- a CDS encoding Hsp33 family molecular chaperone, producing the protein MTDMTPGLGEFDFAGDDHVVPFQVEGLDVRGRAVQLGPMLDAILERHNYPLPVARLVAETVVLTVLLGTSLKFEGKLIVQTKGDGPVDLVVADFSTPDRVRAYARYDADALAVAEKDGRTLSHELLGKGVLAFTIDQGVHTQRYQGIVALDGATLEEIAGVYFRQSEQIPTKVRLGVAELLDRDENGKPRHRWRAGGMVAQFLPEAPERMRQPDLSGGDGDDGASAFEDDDLWAEAKVMVETIDTDELTDPMVGTERLLYRLFHERGVRVYEPQAVFDRCSCSREKLRSVLANLEADDLESTIDDGEVKVTCEFCSTTYRFEASEVRPQ; encoded by the coding sequence ATGACTGACATGACGCCAGGGCTTGGTGAATTCGACTTCGCCGGTGACGATCACGTCGTGCCTTTCCAGGTGGAAGGCCTCGATGTACGCGGCCGCGCCGTGCAACTCGGCCCGATGCTCGACGCAATTCTGGAGCGCCACAACTATCCGCTTCCGGTCGCGCGGCTCGTTGCCGAAACCGTCGTGCTGACGGTCCTTCTCGGCACCTCGCTGAAATTCGAAGGCAAGCTGATCGTTCAGACAAAGGGAGACGGTCCCGTCGATCTTGTCGTCGCCGACTTCTCGACGCCGGATCGCGTGCGCGCCTATGCCCGTTACGATGCGGATGCGCTTGCGGTCGCCGAAAAGGATGGCCGCACCCTTTCACACGAGCTGCTCGGCAAGGGCGTTCTCGCCTTCACCATCGACCAGGGCGTTCATACCCAGCGCTACCAGGGCATCGTCGCGCTCGATGGCGCGACGCTCGAAGAAATCGCCGGCGTCTATTTCCGCCAGTCGGAACAGATCCCGACCAAGGTCAGGCTCGGCGTTGCTGAGCTGCTCGACCGCGATGAGAATGGCAAGCCGCGCCACCGCTGGCGCGCCGGCGGCATGGTCGCCCAGTTCCTGCCGGAAGCGCCCGAGCGCATGCGCCAGCCCGATCTTTCCGGCGGCGACGGCGATGACGGCGCGAGCGCCTTCGAGGATGACGATCTCTGGGCGGAAGCCAAGGTGATGGTCGAGACGATCGACACCGACGAGCTGACGGACCCGATGGTCGGAACCGAACGCTTGCTCTATCGGCTGTTCCACGAGCGCGGCGTTCGCGTCTATGAGCCGCAGGCGGTCTTTGATCGTTGCAGTTGCTCGCGCGAGAAGCTGCGCTCGGTGCTCGCCAATCTGGAAGCGGATGATCTCGAAAGCACCATCGATGATGGCGAGGTCAAGGTCACCTGCGAGTTCTGCTCGACGACCTATCGCTTCGAGGCCAGCGAAGTGCGCCCGCAGTAA
- the apaG gene encoding Co2+/Mg2+ efflux protein ApaG → MYRALTRDIEVTVEPYYLEEQSDPDDGRYVWGYRIVISNHSEAAVRLMTRYWHITDENGQVDEVSGPGVIGEQPLLNPGDTYEYSSGCPLDTPSGVMFGHYSMEAEGGETFNVAIPAFSLDSPGLVRTLN, encoded by the coding sequence ATGTATCGCGCTTTGACCCGCGACATAGAAGTTACGGTGGAGCCGTACTATCTCGAAGAGCAGTCGGATCCCGATGACGGTCGCTATGTCTGGGGCTATCGCATTGTCATCTCGAACCACTCGGAAGCAGCAGTGCGGTTGATGACCCGCTACTGGCACATCACCGACGAGAACGGGCAGGTCGATGAGGTCAGCGGTCCTGGTGTGATCGGCGAACAGCCGTTGCTCAACCCCGGCGATACCTATGAGTATTCGTCCGGCTGCCCGCTGGATACGCCGTCGGGCGTGATGTTCGGCCACTACAGCATGGAAGCCGAAGGCGGAGAAACCTTCAACGTCGCCATTCCGGCCTTCTCGCTCGATTCCCCCGGGCTGGTGCGCACCCTGAACTAG